CATCGCCTCGCAGTTCGTGAACTTCAAGGGCAACGCTCCCACCGGCACCATCGTCACCTCGGGTGAGACCTGCGCCGTCGTCGGTCTGAAAGAAGGCGTCAACTGTGCCACCATCGCCGGGCAAGGTCTGGACGTCGGCTCTCCGCTCACCAACGGGCTGGGCAAGCAGGACCCCACCGCCAGTGGAACAACCTCTAACCCCGGTGTTGGAAATGGCCTTGATGGCACAGCCGATGTGGCCTTCTACTCCATCGCTTCTCCAGTCTCCACCACCTATACGCAGTATGCCGGCCGCGTCGATGCGCAGGTATCGAAGAACGACCACGTCAGCTTCACCATGTTCTGGGTGCCTCAGACCAAGACCAGCTACAACGGCAGTCCACGCGCTTATAACCTCTTCCACCACGATCAGATCAACCAGGCTACAGCGGTCATCTGGAACCACACCTTCTCCCCGACCTTCTTGAACGAGGCCCGAGCCAACGCCGCCGCATTCCGCTGGAATGAGCTCGCCACCAATCCGCAGCAGCCCCTCGGCCTGCCTCAGGACACCGTCAACTTCGCCCCCGCCGTCTCCAATGGCGACCTTGGCACCTTCGGCAGCCCCGCAGGCAGCGACCTGAATCAGTGGACCTTCAGCTACAAGGACGTCGCCACCAAGATTCTCGGCAGCCACACCGTCAAGTTCGGCGGCGAGTACACCGCCTTACACTATTTGCAGAACCCCTCCGGCCAACCAAACTTCCAGTTCTATAACATCTGGACCTTCCTGAACGACGCGCCTTACTACGAGCAAGGCAGCTTCAATGCAGCCACCGGCATTCCCGGCAGCGTTCGCTCCGACCAGCGCCAAAATCTCTTCGGCGGCTTCGTGCAGGATGACTGGAAGGCAAAGCCGAATCTTACCCTTCATGCAGGCATTCGCTACAACTACTTCGGGGCCCTCTACTCGAATCAGAACAACATCCCAAATGTGACCTTGGGTCAGGGAACGGCTGCCTATACAGGCTTGACGGTCGGCGCGACCAAGGGCGGCATCTGGAATCCCCAAAAGCTCAACTTCGGCCCCCAGTTCAGCTTCAACTGGAGTCCGCAGTATTTAGGCGGCCACACCGTCATCCGTGGCGGCTACGGCATGGCCTTCAACCAGAACGAGATCGCCATCACCGCGAACGCCAGCTACAACCCGCCTATCTCGAACTCTTACACCTTCCAATTCAATAGCCCCACCAATCCCGGCACCAATGGCGGAAAGATCCTCTACGGTATTTCGAGCGACATCACCTCGCTCAACGGTTATCCCAGCAACCCCAACACCATCACCACCTATAACGCGGCAGGTCTTCCCGTCGCCGGCAGCGCCAGTGTCATCATTGCTGGCGATGGCCACGGCAACGTGCCCACCACGTACTTCCATCACTTCTCGCTCGATATTCAGCAGGAGCTCAGCAAGTGGGCCGTCTTCACCCTCGGCTACCAGGGCAGCCTTGGCCGTCACATCATCAACCACCAGACTCCTAACGCTCCCGCCGTCGTCGAAGGCGCAGCCCTCAACCAGTTGGTCACAGGCGGCGACTTCTGGATCAACGCAGGCAGCAGCAGGAACCACGCATTGCTGGCCAGCGTAAGCCATCCGATGTCCCACGGCTTCTCTGCCCAGGCACAGTTCATGTGGGCAAAGTCGCAGGACACTGACGGCTCCGGCCCCTACTCCGAAGACCCCTACTACCCACTCAGCCACAAACTCACGTACGGACTCTCCGACTACAACGTCGGCAAGAGCCTGAAGATCTTCGGCACCTGGCAGCCAGTCCTCTTCCACGGCAACAACTTCGCAGAGAAGATCGCCGGCGGCTGGAACCTCTCCGGCATCTTCAGCGTTCACACCGGCTTCCCCTACTCCGCTCTGTATAACCTGCCGAGCTCCCTGTACTGCAACAACTGCGGTTACACCCAGCTTCGCGCAAGCTATTTAGGCGGCGCGAAGGGCGAACACAGCAACTCCGCCTTCATCAACAACACCAACTTCGCGGGCCAGTCCAACGGAGAAGTGAAGACACCCGGCACCGTCAACGGCAACGCAAACACCACGGTCGCATACAGCAACCGCTACTTCGCAGTAGCCAACTACCAGAACTCCATCCAGCTGCAGAGCACGGCCAACGTCAACAATCCCACCGTCACGCTGCCGAATCTTCCCGGCTCCCAGCGCAACATCTTCGATGGCCCCAACTATCACAATGTCGACGCCTCGCTTTCGAAGGCCTTCGGTCTTCCCAAAATGCCTGTGCTCGGCGAAAGCGCTCACTTTGAGTTCCGCGCCAGCGCGCTGAATCTCTTCAACATCCTCAACCTCGATCCCAGCAAAGTAAGCAACATTGTTGACAGCGGAAACTTTGGTCAGGACGTCATTCCATTAGGAGGACGCATCGTGACGCTCTCGGCGCGCTTCGAGTTCTAGATTATTTCCTCGTTGGTCTAGGAGACTGCTGAGAACCAACGACTCGTAGTCGCGGAGCGCGATTCGTTGGGCAACACGTGTTAGCGGTACAACAGCATTGAATAAGTTGTCGAATATTACAAGTGATTAGAAATGCTTTCTGCCTTTTGTAAACTTACTCTTTTATTTCTCAAAGCTGAGACTCTGGTCGACCTTAGACGTCTCTCTTGAAGGGGATTTCCCTCTCACCAATGCAAGACTAATTGATCACAAGGAGCACCTATGAGACTAAGATTTCACATTTCGATCGCTGCGCTTATACACTAGCTATCTTTTTAGTACCCCCACCAGCTCACGCTCAACTCGCAACAAGCAACGTGATAGGTTTTAAAGAGGGTTCTTTTGGCCCAGTGGTTTCGATGACCATGTATGGTTTTAACCCTTCGATCCCGTATACCAACAGCCACTTTACGATTTTTTACATGAATACCGCAAACGGCTATAACTCCCCCTTCTATGTGGCCTGCCAAGGCAGCATACCGAATGGCGGCACCGGATCGTGTTCTTGGAATATTGATCCTCCTGGCCAATATTTAGTCTACGGGGTTCTGTCGCCGTCCTTTAACAGTAGCGGTCAAGAAGTCTATGCAGGGTCACAATCGTCCACTTGTCGAATCGTTGGCGGATACGACTACGTTTCAGTAGCTAACTGCTAAATAACAATTCTCCAGCGGTTCCTGCTGAGGTATACGCTGTTGTCAAACTCGGAAATCCCCTAATCACTCATCTGAGATAATTGCTACTTCTTGGAATATGAGGTTGTTCGAATCTTGGCACAAGCCTGAGGTGCTCATCGGGCGCGGTGGGCACTTCTACTACTGTTTATCCTCCATATTCAGGAAAATAAAGCATGTCACGACGCGCACTGCGGCAACTTCTAGTCTCCACTCTCGCCTCAGCGCTATGCTATCCGATCACAACTGAAGCTCAGCAGCACATCCGCATCGATCCCACCGCCCCCACCACTCCCTTCCCGCACTTCTGGGAAGAGATGTTCGGCTCCGGCCGCGCCATCCTCTCCCTGCGTGAAAACTATCGCGAAGACCTCCGCGCCGTAAAACAAGCCACCGACTTCCACTACATCCGCTTCCACGCCATCCTTCACGACGAGGTCGGTGTTTACAACGAAGACGAGCACGGCAACCCCGTCTACAACTTCACCTACGTCGACGAGATCTACGATGGCCTGCTCAAGAACGGCGTCAAGCCCGTCGTCGAGATCAGCTTCATGCCCAAGAAGCTGGCCTTCAACCCCGACGCGCTCCATCCCTTCTGGTACAAGCAGAACGTCTCCCCACCCAAGAGCATGGAACGCTGGGACGACCTCATCTCGCACTTCGCCCAGCACCTAGTCGAACGTTACGGCATCGACGAAGTCGCCTCCTGGTACTTCGAAGTCTGGAACGAACCCAACATCGACTTCTGGGGCGGCATCCCGCGCATGGAGTCCTACTTCGACCTTTACGCCCACACCGCCAACGACCTGAAGCACGTCAGCTCGCGCCTCCGCGTCGGTGGCCCCGCAACCGCCGCAGCCGCATGGATACCGGAGTTCCTCAAGTTCACCTCCGCCAACCACGTCCCCGTAGACTTCGTCTCCACCCACGGCTACGACGATGAACCCGTCGAGCGTCTCTTAGGCTCCGACCAGCCTCTCCGCGACAAAGACATGCCCGAAGAAGACCGTATCTGCGCCGCCGCCAACCACGTCCGCAAGCAGATCGACGCCTCCGCCTATCCGCATCTCCCCCTGCTCTGGACCGAATGGAACGTCCCCGGCCGCGACCGCCTCCGCGACACCCCCTACGTAGGGCCCGCGCTCGCTGAAGCCGTCCGCACCTGCCACGACGTCCAGGCGCTCTCCTTCTGGACCTTCTCCGATGTCTTCGAAGAGGGAGGCCCCGCCCAGCACGCCTTCGACGGCCAGTTCGGCCTCCGCGCCACTGGCGGGATCAACAAGCCCAGCTACTACGACTTCGCTCTCCTCCACAAACTCGGCACCCAGCGCATCGCCAGCGACGCCGACGACATCATCGTCACCAAACTAGCCGACGGCTCACTCGCCATCGCCCTCTGGAACCTCGCACCCCCCGGCCAATCGCCAGCCCCGAAATCCGTCACCCTCGACCTCACCGGCATAGCGAAGGACGCGAAGATCAGCATGCAACGCGTAGATGACAACCACAGCAACGTGATGAAACCCTACGCTGCCATGGGCAGCCCCTCGTATCCGAAACCCGCACAGGTCGAACAACTCAATCGCGAGACGGCCCTGCCCACCCCGGAGACCCTTTCGCTAAACCACGGAAGCCTTACGCTTACGCTCGACACCAACGCTCTCGTGCTGCTCCACATCTCACATTGACGTGAACGTAGCCACCCACCAAACCCGTCATCTCGACCGGAGCATCGCAGCTCTATCGCGATGCGGAGTGGAGAGACCCCCGCATTTTTTCTTTGGCTCCTAACCGCTACCCCGCAGCCGATACATCGTCTGACTCAACGGCTCCAGCCTGTCGTGCATCCACGGAATCTGCTCCGAATTCCCAATAAACAGATATCCCCCGGGCCGCAGCATCCCTGTCATCCTGCGCAAGAACCTCTCCTGCACGTCCTGTTGGAAGTAGATCAGAGCGTTACGAAAGAAGATGACATCGAACGGCCCGTCAGCAGCCCAGCGCTCATCCATCAGGTTAACGCGGCGCAGCTCGACCATGCGCGTGACCTCGGCCTTCAGCTTCACCTGGCCGGCCCTGCTGTCCTTGCCTTGCAGGAAGTACCGCTGACGCTGCAACTCGTCGATGCTCTCCAGGCACTCCGCCGGATAAATTGCGCGCTGAGCCGTCTCCAGCACCCCCGTATCGATGTCCGACCCTACTACCTCCAGCCACCAGCCCGGCTCGGCCACGGCATCAAGCAGCGTCAGCGCAATCGAGTACACCTCCTCGCCCGTCGAGCACGCAGCACTCCACACCCTGATCTGCTTCCTTCCCCCGCGCATCGAAGCAGCCTTGATCTCCGGCACGATCTTCTGCGCGAGATAGTCGAAGTGATGCCTCTCCCGAAAGAAGGACGTCTTGTTTGTGGTAATCGCATTCACAAACTCGACAAACTCCGGGCTGTCCTCCGCGCTTTCACGAAGCAAGGCATAGTAGCTCTGGAAGCCCGGCAGCCCGAGCCGCCTCAC
This Granulicella aggregans DNA region includes the following protein-coding sequences:
- a CDS encoding GH39 family glycosyl hydrolase, encoding MSRRALRQLLVSTLASALCYPITTEAQQHIRIDPTAPTTPFPHFWEEMFGSGRAILSLRENYREDLRAVKQATDFHYIRFHAILHDEVGVYNEDEHGNPVYNFTYVDEIYDGLLKNGVKPVVEISFMPKKLAFNPDALHPFWYKQNVSPPKSMERWDDLISHFAQHLVERYGIDEVASWYFEVWNEPNIDFWGGIPRMESYFDLYAHTANDLKHVSSRLRVGGPATAAAAWIPEFLKFTSANHVPVDFVSTHGYDDEPVERLLGSDQPLRDKDMPEEDRICAAANHVRKQIDASAYPHLPLLWTEWNVPGRDRLRDTPYVGPALAEAVRTCHDVQALSFWTFSDVFEEGGPAQHAFDGQFGLRATGGINKPSYYDFALLHKLGTQRIASDADDIIVTKLADGSLAIALWNLAPPGQSPAPKSVTLDLTGIAKDAKISMQRVDDNHSNVMKPYAAMGSPSYPKPAQVEQLNRETALPTPETLSLNHGSLTLTLDTNALVLLHISH
- a CDS encoding CheR family methyltransferase; the encoded protein is MPLSERGIAEHDSLTPMKEREFRLLRELVQEHTGIWLQDGKRTMLAARLAKPVRRLGLPGFQSYYALLRESAEDSPEFVEFVNAITTNKTSFFRERHHFDYLAQKIVPEIKAASMRGGRKQIRVWSAACSTGEEVYSIALTLLDAVAEPGWWLEVVGSDIDTGVLETAQRAIYPAECLESIDELQRQRYFLQGKDSRAGQVKLKAEVTRMVELRRVNLMDERWAADGPFDVIFFRNALIYFQQDVQERFLRRMTGMLRPGGYLFIGNSEQIPWMHDRLEPLSQTMYRLRGSG